From Flavipsychrobacter sp., a single genomic window includes:
- a CDS encoding DUF3822 family protein, producing MSELTNTAFNQQVYKIHTGDSLLSQVEKVILVLFPRGISVAGFSERGDLLTIRYNDYKSDLPTWILDFFEHQFLNDSMLSTPHKVVATFVATEKSLLIPDTLYKKEEAENWLRQLYFIESNEIISPYSVREDNAYYMYAWPSAIQSLIGRYFTRAKILPFASYQFYKPFKAECSMQCSIGSDEVYATLYKNRTLHWHQVFPYNNVEDIAFRLKHACKENGIDYGELSLQCTATNRNLSDLITGLSQYFPDLKDGSSNVVSNDRSWTSTIYLLQQLYACAL from the coding sequence ATGTCTGAGCTAACAAATACTGCATTTAACCAACAGGTTTATAAGATCCATACAGGAGATTCTCTACTTTCTCAAGTAGAGAAGGTGATTTTGGTATTATTTCCTAGAGGCATATCGGTAGCTGGCTTTAGTGAACGTGGCGATCTATTGACGATACGCTACAACGATTATAAAAGTGACCTGCCTACATGGATACTCGATTTCTTCGAGCATCAGTTCTTAAACGACTCCATGCTGTCTACGCCGCACAAGGTAGTAGCAACATTTGTAGCTACGGAAAAATCTCTTTTGATACCAGACACACTGTATAAAAAAGAGGAGGCAGAAAACTGGTTGAGGCAATTATACTTTATAGAAAGTAATGAAATAATATCTCCATACAGTGTGCGCGAAGACAATGCCTACTATATGTATGCTTGGCCATCGGCGATACAAAGCCTGATAGGCAGATACTTTACCAGAGCTAAGATATTACCATTCGCTTCTTATCAATTCTACAAGCCTTTTAAGGCCGAATGCTCTATGCAATGCAGCATAGGCAGTGATGAGGTATATGCTACTCTCTACAAAAACAGAACATTACATTGGCATCAGGTATTCCCGTACAACAATGTGGAAGATATTGCCTTTCGTTTGAAACATGCTTGTAAGGAGAACGGTATAGACTATGGAGAGCTAAGCCTACAATGTACCGCTACCAATCGTAATCTTTCAGACCTGATAACAGGACTATCTCAATACTTCCCTGATTTGAAAGACGGCAGCAGCAATGTAGTATCTAACGACCGTAGCTGGACAAGCACTATCTATTTATTACAACAATTATACGCATGCGCATTATAG
- a CDS encoding RsmD family RNA methyltransferase, producing MRIIGGEFRGRKFTPPAKTPARPTTDLAKEGLFNTLMNMMDLEGAKTCDIFGGTGSISYELASRGATDLTLIEQDRGNINFIIKTIKTLGIEDRFNIIKGDVFRFMKNSTDQYDFIFAGPPYALQNIDDIPMLVFDRKMLAPDGIFVHEHTPRNDYQQHPNFLKMKNYGTTVFTYFHNID from the coding sequence ATGCGCATTATAGGAGGAGAATTTAGAGGCAGGAAATTTACACCGCCGGCTAAAACTCCTGCAAGACCTACAACAGACTTAGCCAAAGAAGGACTGTTCAACACCCTTATGAACATGATGGATCTTGAAGGCGCTAAAACCTGTGATATATTTGGCGGTACAGGGAGCATTAGTTATGAGCTGGCCTCACGCGGTGCTACAGACCTCACCCTAATAGAACAAGATAGAGGAAACATCAATTTCATCATAAAGACGATAAAGACTTTAGGTATAGAAGACCGCTTCAATATTATCAAAGGCGATGTTTTTCGCTTTATGAAGAACAGTACCGACCAATACGATTTTATCTTCGCCGGCCCTCCATATGCTTTACAAAACATCGACGATATACCGATGTTAGTGTTTGACAGAAAGATGTTGGCACCTGATGGTATCTTTGTGCATGAACACACTCCTCGCAACGACTATCAGCAGCATCCCAACTTTTTGAAGATGAAGAACTACGGTACAACCGTTTTTACTTATTTTCACAACATAGACTAA
- the coaD gene encoding pantetheine-phosphate adenylyltransferase, which yields MERICLFPGTFDPITKGHVDLIERSLPLFDKIIVGIGTNSTKQPMFTLEQRMEWINNIFQNEPKVEVGTYSGLTVNYCNEIGAKFIMRGIRYITDFEYERAIADMNRSLTNSVETIFLSCRPEYSTLSSTLVREVLRYGGDVSEFLPEAVKP from the coding sequence ATGGAAAGGATATGTTTATTTCCAGGAACATTTGACCCGATAACCAAAGGCCACGTAGACCTGATAGAACGCTCGCTACCGCTATTTGACAAAATAATAGTAGGCATAGGTACCAACAGCACTAAGCAGCCCATGTTTACTTTAGAGCAACGCATGGAGTGGATAAACAATATCTTCCAAAACGAACCTAAAGTAGAAGTAGGCACTTATAGCGGACTTACAGTAAACTACTGCAATGAGATAGGAGCAAAATTCATCATGAGGGGCATACGCTACATAACAGATTTTGAATATGAGCGCGCTATTGCCGACATGAACCGATCTTTAACGAATAGCGTAGAAACTATTTTCCTAAGCTGTAGACCTGAGTACTCCACATTATCCTCTACACTGGTAAGAGAAGTGTTACGTTATGGAGGTGATGTAAGTGAGTTTTTGCCAGAAGCTGTAAAGCCTTAA
- a CDS encoding NUDIX domain-containing protein — translation MSIEQNIKVAVDAVVFGYTDNQLQVLLIKQKYGQQKGNWALPGGFVQDKESLKVAVLRELKEETGVEANYIEQLYTFGDDVDRDKRARVISVSYLALLNPSNYILKATTDAIDAKWHHIDDLPKLAYDHNKIIPKGLERLKAKIIYQPIGFELLDALFPFSDLENLYQTILDKKIDRRNFRKKILSFDILKETSKIQNIGSGRPARLYKFNKAKYKALEKEGFIFDIKLA, via the coding sequence ATGAGTATTGAACAAAATATAAAAGTTGCGGTTGATGCAGTCGTCTTTGGCTATACTGACAATCAATTGCAGGTACTTTTAATAAAACAAAAATATGGACAACAGAAGGGCAACTGGGCTTTGCCCGGAGGGTTTGTGCAAGACAAGGAGTCTTTAAAAGTAGCTGTACTAAGAGAGTTAAAAGAAGAAACCGGAGTTGAGGCTAACTATATAGAACAGCTCTATACATTCGGAGATGATGTAGATCGAGATAAAAGAGCAAGGGTTATCAGTGTATCTTATTTGGCTCTACTAAATCCTAGCAACTATATACTTAAAGCTACTACAGACGCTATTGACGCCAAATGGCATCACATAGACGACCTACCCAAACTTGCTTACGACCATAATAAAATAATACCCAAAGGCCTTGAACGACTTAAAGCTAAGATCATTTATCAACCCATAGGCTTTGAACTGCTAGACGCATTATTCCCTTTTTCTGATTTAGAGAATCTATACCAAACGATACTTGACAAAAAAATTGACCGCAGAAACTTTAGGAAAAAGATATTAAGCTTTGACATTCTAAAAGAAACCAGCAAAATACAAAACATAGGAAGCGGTCGCCCAGCAAGGCTTTACAAGTTCAACAAAGCCAAATATAAAGCTCTAGAAAAAGAAGGTTTCATCTTCGATATCAAATTAGCGTAA
- the prs gene encoding ribose-phosphate diphosphokinase — MLLHLDKQFSPYKGERIEYELFRFAGGEPHIKILTKIDASTPVMITSRIKDFRDIGDLLTAVDALKNMGINNISLTIPYFPGARQDRINATGEALTIKVYTDLINSLQLNKVIIFDPHSDVTPALLNNCHMINNHEFVKKITQKLSSNLKLISPDGGALKKIYKLASYLKHYDVVECSKTRDTTTGQLSGFRVYTKDLNQQDCVIVDDICDGGGTFIGLAKELKKKNAGKLYLIVSHGIFSKGLDELKKQFEHIYTTDSFKTNEPDDQLTEINLSTIL; from the coding sequence ATGTTACTTCATCTAGATAAACAATTCAGCCCTTACAAAGGAGAAAGAATAGAATATGAATTATTCAGATTTGCTGGAGGAGAACCTCATATAAAGATATTAACAAAGATAGACGCTAGTACTCCTGTAATGATCACTAGCAGGATAAAGGATTTTAGAGATATAGGTGATTTACTAACTGCAGTAGATGCATTAAAAAACATGGGAATCAACAATATATCGTTAACTATACCCTATTTCCCAGGAGCAAGACAAGACAGAATAAATGCTACTGGTGAAGCATTGACCATAAAAGTATATACTGACCTGATCAATAGTTTACAGTTGAACAAGGTTATTATCTTTGACCCTCACTCTGACGTAACACCTGCTTTGTTGAACAACTGTCATATGATCAACAACCATGAATTTGTAAAAAAAATAACCCAAAAATTGAGCAGTAACCTGAAACTAATCTCTCCTGACGGTGGTGCACTGAAAAAAATATACAAACTAGCTAGTTACCTCAAACATTACGATGTTGTAGAATGTTCTAAAACAAGAGATACAACAACAGGACAGCTATCAGGCTTTAGGGTTTATACAAAAGATCTAAACCAGCAAGACTGTGTTATAGTAGATGACATTTGTGATGGAGGTGGTACGTTCATAGGGCTTGCTAAAGAATTGAAAAAGAAGAATGCAGGTAAACTATACCTTATAGTAAGTCATGGTATTTTCAGCAAAGGTCTTGATGAATTAAAAAAGCAGTTCGAACATATTTACACTACTGATTCATTTAAAACCAATGAACCCGATGATCAACTAACAGAAATTAACCTATCTACAATTTTATAA
- a CDS encoding nicotinate phosphoribosyltransferase has product MNPLLYTDGYKVDHRRQYPEHTTMVYSNWTPRQSRIKGVDNVILFGLQYFIKKYMIEDFQHNFFDQPKEKIVTQYSKRINNYLGENKVGTEHIAALHDLGYLPIIIKAIPEGDSVPLRTPMFTVYNTLPDFFWLTNYFETILSTTVWLPCTSATIALQYRRLLDSYAKETSTAEEMVNWQGHDFSMRGMAGLEAAMMSAAGHLLSFTGTDTIPAIDFLEEYYNADAGQELIGGSVAATEHSVMCMGTNEGEQNTFERLITQIYPNGIVSIVSDTWDLWKVLTEYLPNLKEQILARDGKVVIRPDSGDPVNIICGDPNGKTTKEQKGVIELLWDVFGGITNTKGYKELDAHIGAIYGDSITLERAEQICKRLKDKGFASTNIVLGIGSFTYQYNTRDTFGFAMKATYGEVNSEGRAIYKNPITDDGTKRSAKGLITLIKENGAYKMLDSVSKDEEQKGELKTVYKDGVLLVDHTLKDIRARVQKNS; this is encoded by the coding sequence ATGAATCCGCTATTATATACCGACGGCTACAAAGTAGACCACAGAAGACAATACCCTGAACATACAACCATGGTGTACTCTAACTGGACACCAAGACAGAGTAGAATAAAAGGCGTGGATAATGTTATACTATTTGGCTTACAGTACTTCATAAAAAAGTATATGATCGAAGATTTTCAACACAACTTCTTTGACCAACCAAAAGAGAAGATCGTAACACAGTATAGCAAACGTATCAACAACTATCTTGGAGAAAACAAAGTAGGCACAGAACACATTGCTGCTTTGCATGACTTGGGATATTTACCAATAATTATTAAAGCAATACCGGAAGGAGATAGCGTGCCTTTAAGAACGCCTATGTTCACTGTATACAATACACTTCCTGATTTCTTTTGGTTAACCAACTATTTTGAAACCATTCTATCAACTACTGTGTGGCTACCTTGTACCTCTGCCACAATAGCACTGCAATATAGAAGGCTATTAGACAGTTATGCTAAGGAAACATCTACAGCAGAAGAAATGGTGAACTGGCAAGGTCATGACTTTTCTATGCGTGGCATGGCTGGGCTGGAAGCTGCAATGATGAGTGCTGCTGGTCATTTACTAAGCTTTACGGGAACAGATACGATACCAGCTATTGACTTCCTGGAAGAATACTATAACGCAGATGCTGGGCAAGAGCTCATTGGAGGTTCTGTAGCTGCTACAGAGCATTCTGTAATGTGCATGGGCACTAATGAAGGTGAGCAAAACACTTTTGAACGACTAATAACCCAAATATATCCTAATGGTATAGTATCTATAGTATCTGACACATGGGACTTGTGGAAAGTACTGACCGAGTACTTACCAAACCTTAAAGAACAGATATTAGCAAGAGATGGCAAAGTTGTAATAAGACCTGATAGTGGAGACCCTGTTAATATCATTTGCGGTGATCCTAATGGAAAAACTACAAAAGAGCAAAAGGGCGTGATCGAACTGCTTTGGGATGTATTCGGAGGTATAACTAACACAAAAGGTTATAAAGAATTGGATGCTCATATTGGAGCTATATATGGGGATAGCATAACACTAGAAAGAGCAGAACAGATATGTAAGAGATTAAAAGACAAAGGTTTTGCATCTACAAACATTGTATTAGGTATCGGTTCTTTTACTTATCAATACAACACAAGAGACACCTTTGGGTTTGCTATGAAGGCAACATATGGAGAAGTAAATAGTGAAGGCAGGGCTATATATAAAAACCCTATTACTGATGATGGCACCAAACGTTCTGCAAAGGGCCTGATAACATTGATCAAAGAAAATGGTGCATATAAAATGCTCGACAGCGTAAGTAAAGATGAAGAGCAAAAAGGTGAACTAAAAACGGTATACAAAGACGGAGTACTATTAGTAGACCATACGCTAAAAGACATAAGGGCACGAGTACAAAAGAACAGCTAA
- a CDS encoding YkvA family protein, whose translation MMGKISTISGVKQVKEGVQLFKNRKTLTCMLREVWKGRYKMSFATNLFLILGIVYVVTPFDFDWIPFLGWIDDIAVVIFLIKRLQKETQRFNRHKAMERKKTC comes from the coding sequence ATGATGGGAAAAATTTCTACAATTAGTGGTGTTAAGCAAGTAAAAGAAGGTGTACAACTTTTCAAGAATAGAAAAACACTTACGTGTATGCTACGCGAGGTGTGGAAAGGGCGCTATAAAATGTCTTTTGCGACAAATTTATTTTTGATACTGGGTATCGTTTATGTTGTAACTCCTTTTGATTTTGACTGGATACCTTTCTTAGGATGGATAGATGATATCGCAGTTGTTATCTTCCTTATAAAGCGTTTACAAAAAGAAACTCAACGTTTTAACAGACATAAGGCTATGGAGCGCAAGAAGACTTGCTAA